Proteins found in one Nitrosopumilus maritimus SCM1 genomic segment:
- a CDS encoding coiled-coil domain-containing protein, producing the protein MRNELGLFGKKEDAVSENNEESVLKKELETEVESLQNEFRRKQDELNDIQQKIDSVKEEYETAVSNLMLVKKELNQKKMELDIVLREYKETKEKIIESEKIKNSESFEEFTKTEENLSKVKQELEEITKEYEKTKESVASEQSMLSQIRKQQVEAEKELDEANSRLYNAKEELNKKDEFQDTNILTPKEREFIQGDNKSSAGVIEAASAVVGSLKSKLNNAHKELEAIQLLLEKEREEHEETKKELDKLKSEKS; encoded by the coding sequence GTGAGAAATGAATTGGGATTGTTTGGGAAAAAGGAAGACGCAGTATCAGAAAATAATGAAGAATCTGTTCTAAAAAAAGAATTAGAAACTGAAGTTGAAAGTCTACAAAATGAGTTTAGAAGAAAACAAGATGAGTTAAATGATATTCAACAAAAAATTGATTCAGTCAAAGAAGAATATGAAACAGCGGTTAGTAATTTGATGTTAGTTAAAAAGGAACTTAATCAAAAAAAAATGGAGTTAGACATTGTTTTACGAGAATACAAAGAAACTAAAGAAAAAATTATAGAATCAGAGAAAATCAAAAATTCAGAATCATTTGAAGAGTTTACAAAAACAGAAGAGAACTTATCAAAGGTAAAACAAGAGTTAGAAGAAATTACAAAAGAATATGAGAAAACTAAAGAAAGTGTTGCATCAGAGCAATCAATGCTATCTCAAATTAGAAAACAGCAAGTCGAAGCAGAAAAGGAACTAGATGAGGCAAATTCACGATTATACAATGCAAAAGAAGAATTAAACAAAAAAGATGAATTTCAAGATACCAATATTCTTACACCAAAAGAAAGAGAATTCATACAAGGAGATAACAAAAGTTCTGCTGGAGTAATAGAGGCTGCAAGTGCTGTTGTAGGCTCGTTAAAATCAAAATTAAACAATGCACATAAAGAATTAGAAGCAATTCAATTGCTTTTAGAAAAAGAAAGAGAAGAGCATGAAGAGACTAAAAAAGAATTAGACAAATTAAAATCAGAAAAATCATAA
- the lysS gene encoding lysine--tRNA ligase, with translation MSEQEIIGKGTWIDKLAYELLEREKALGRNTDVLRVESGLGASGIPHIGSLGDAVRAYGVKLALENLGYKSELIAYSDDLDGLRKIPEGMKDFGLEEHIAKPVSLIPDPYGEHDSYGMHMSSILLEGLDEVGIKYEFRRAKDTYKQGLLKDQIHTILQNSTKIGDKIAELVGQEKYQKYLPYFPVCANCNRLYTAEAIEYIADEKKVKYRCHDAEIGGKMVKGCGYEGEADITKDLGKLAWKVEFAARWSAFDIRFEAYGKDIMDSVKVNDWVADEILQFPHPHHVKYEMFLDKGGKKISKSLGNVLTAQRWMEFGSPKSILLLLYKRITGARELGLEDIPSLMSEYNELEDIFFGRIKVDNPAKLTKSKGLYEYVNLLNPPKQASTHVNYRLLIELAKIFKENRNERVMKKLLDYGVIKNPEPEIEKLIDLAGNYSDEFDEQEKTQIDLDETSKKALKILSEALGADEEPEDIQNTIYQIAKSNDVQPKDFFKILYQIILGTSRGPKIGPFISDIGRKQVAKTISEYT, from the coding sequence ATGTCTGAACAAGAAATTATTGGTAAAGGGACTTGGATTGACAAGTTAGCATATGAATTACTAGAAAGAGAAAAAGCACTTGGTAGAAATACAGATGTTTTAAGAGTCGAAAGCGGTCTTGGTGCATCCGGAATTCCACACATTGGAAGTTTAGGTGATGCAGTAAGAGCATATGGTGTTAAACTTGCGTTAGAGAATTTAGGATACAAATCAGAATTAATTGCATATTCAGATGATCTTGATGGATTAAGAAAAATTCCTGAAGGAATGAAAGATTTTGGATTAGAAGAACATATTGCAAAACCAGTTTCACTCATTCCAGATCCATATGGAGAACATGATTCGTATGGAATGCATATGAGCAGTATACTCTTAGAAGGACTAGACGAAGTTGGAATAAAATATGAATTCAGACGAGCCAAAGACACTTACAAACAAGGATTACTCAAAGACCAAATCCACACAATCCTCCAAAACAGTACAAAGATTGGAGATAAAATTGCAGAACTAGTAGGACAAGAGAAATATCAAAAATATTTGCCATATTTCCCAGTATGTGCTAATTGTAATCGTCTCTACACAGCAGAAGCAATAGAGTACATTGCTGATGAAAAGAAGGTAAAGTACAGATGCCATGATGCAGAAATCGGTGGGAAAATGGTCAAAGGATGTGGTTATGAAGGAGAAGCAGACATTACAAAAGATTTAGGGAAACTAGCCTGGAAAGTAGAGTTTGCTGCAAGATGGTCTGCATTTGATATTAGATTTGAAGCATATGGGAAAGATATCATGGACTCAGTCAAAGTAAATGATTGGGTAGCAGATGAAATTTTACAGTTCCCACATCCTCATCACGTAAAATATGAAATGTTTCTAGATAAAGGTGGAAAAAAGATTTCAAAATCTCTAGGAAATGTGTTGACTGCTCAAAGATGGATGGAGTTTGGCAGTCCAAAATCAATTCTATTGTTACTATACAAAAGAATCACAGGTGCAAGAGAATTAGGGTTAGAAGACATTCCATCATTGATGAGTGAATATAATGAATTAGAAGATATCTTCTTTGGAAGAATCAAAGTAGACAATCCAGCAAAACTCACAAAATCAAAAGGACTGTACGAGTATGTTAATTTGTTAAATCCGCCAAAGCAAGCAAGTACACATGTAAACTATAGATTGTTAATTGAATTAGCAAAGATATTCAAAGAAAACAGAAACGAAAGAGTGATGAAAAAATTACTAGATTATGGAGTTATAAAAAATCCAGAACCAGAAATTGAAAAACTCATAGATCTTGCAGGTAATTATTCAGATGAATTTGATGAACAAGAGAAAACACAAATCGATTTAGATGAAACTTCAAAAAAAGCATTAAAGATTTTGTCTGAAGCATTAGGAGCAGACGAAGAACCAGAAGATATTCAAAATACAATTTACCAAATTGCAAAATCAAATGATGTGCAACCAAAAGATTTCTTCAAAATACTTTATCAGATTATTTTGGGGACATCTAGAGGTCCAAAGATAGGTCCATTCATTTCAGATATTGGAAGAAAGCAAGTAGCAAAAACAATATCAGAGTATACGTAA